TGGGCAGCTGGTTCGCCGCAGCGGCGGCGAACGCCACCGACGCACCGGAGATCGGCGTGTTCCCGGCGCCGGCCGATGAAGGGGTCGCCCCCGCACAGGCCGCGAACGTCGCGAACCCGTACGTCATCATGAAGGCGTCGAAGCAGCAGGACGCCGCCGCGAAGGTCGTCGAGTTCCTGGTCACCGATCAGGACGCCGTCACCGCCCAGCTCGAAGCCGACGGAAACTTCCGCCCGGGCTACGAGTACGAGATGAGCGACCTCGCCACGGAGATGCAGGCGATCGTCGCCGACACCGAGGTCGACGCGTTCACGCCGCTCGGCGACGGCTACGGCGACCGCACCGTGCCCGCCGGCTACCAGGTGGAGCTCAACACCCAGGTGCAGGGGCTGCTGACCGGTACGACGCCCGACGCCGTCGTGAAGGCGATGGACGACTGGTTCACCGCCAACCGCTGATCCGGAGCCGTCGCCGACGGCTCGAGCAGCGTCGTCGTCCGGGACGCGGACCATCGCGTCCCGGACGGCTTCCATACACCCGCACCCGAACGAAGGGTCGAAGATGACCGACACCTCACGCGCGCTGATCACCTGGAAGCGGCGACTTCCCGGTCTCCTGATGACCGGACCCGCCGTCCTCGTGTTCGTCGCGATGTTCGTCGTCCCGATGATCCTCGCGTTCGTCCTGAGCCTGACCGACTGGAACGGGTACGGCCTCGACTTCGGCTTCGTCGGGTTCGAGAACTACTTCGACGCGTTCTCGAGCCCGCGCGCGCTCGACGCGGCGATCTTCACCGCGGTGCTCGCCGTCGTGGGCACCGTGCTCTGCAACGCACTCGGCCTCGGCCTCGCCGCGCTCATCAGCGGCTCTGGTGCCATCAACTCCGTCGCGCGGACGGTCTTCTTCTACCCGTACATCATCAGCGCGCTCGTGATCGGCTTCCTCTGGTCTGCGCTCCTTGCACCCCAGGGCGTGGTCAACAACCTCGTCGCGCAGGTCGGCATGGACCCGATCCCGTTCCTCACCGATCCGACGTTCGCCAAGTGCGCCGTGATCTTCACGGTCGTCTGGTCGCACTTCGGGTTCAACATGATCCTCTACATCGCCGGCCTGAAGTCGGTGCCGGCCGAGTACTACGAGGCCGCGACCGTCGACGGCGCCGGCCGTGCCGCGCAGTTCCGCAACATCACGTTCCCGATGCTCGCACCTGTCGTCACCGTCAATCTCGTGCTCTCGCTCGTCGGATTCCTGAAGGTCTACGACGTGGTGCTCTCGCTCACTGCGGGCGGTCCGGCCGCCTCGACGCAGACGATCGTGTTCCAGATCCTCAGCGAGTCGTTCATCAACGGCAAGCTCGGGTTCGGCGCGGCGCAGTCCGTGATCCTCCTGGTGGTCACCGCGGTGCTCGGACTCGCGGTCACCCTGTCGCGCCGCGGCGCAGAGAAGAAGGTGGCCGAATGACCACGACGGAGTCCATCACCACGACGCTCGAAGAGGGTCCCGACGAGGTCACGCTGAACACCGCGGCGATTCGGGCGAGGCCGCTCCGCAAGCGCCGGCGCTCGAAGATCAGAACGCCGCTCGCCGGCCGCATCGCCAAGTGGCTCGTGCTCGCGGTCGTCGCCGTGGTCATGCTCGTGCCCCTGTACGTGATGATCATCAGCGCGTTCAAGCCGCAGGCCGACATCCTGCAGAACCCGCTCGGCTTCTCACCCGACTCGTTCACCCTCGAGTACCTGATGAACGCGGTGACGAGCGAGAAGTTCAACGTCATCGGCGCCTACGGCATCACGCTGCTGTTCGTGCTGCTCGTCAACGTCTTCTGCATCCTGCTCTCGGCGCCGGCTGCCTACGTCATCGCGCGCGGCCGCCGCAAGTGGCACATGGCGTTGCTCCTCGTCTTCGTCTCGGGCCTCTTCATCCCCGGCCAGGTCACCCTGATCCCCGTCGTGTTCGTGCTCCGCATGCTCGGCCTGATCGGCACCATCCCGGGCTTCGTGCTCTTCGAGACCGCCCTCACGCTGCCGATCACGATCTTCCTGTTCACCGCGTACCTCCGCAGCGTCCCGCGCGACATCGACGAGGCGGCGGCCCTCGACGGCGCCGGCAAGATCCGCGCGTTCTGGTCGTGCATCTTCCCGATCATGAAGCCGGTCGTGGCGACGATCGTGGTGCTGAACTCCATCAGCGTGTGGAACGACTTCGTGAACCCGCAGGTCATCCTCGGGCCGAGCTCCGGCATCTACACGGTGACCACCGGCGTCTACGCGGCGGTCGGGCAGTACGCCACCGACTACACGACGGTGTTCCCGACACTGCTGCTGGCGGTCACGCCCGCGATCATCTTCTTCATCGTGATGCAGCGCTACATCATCGGCGGCCTCGTCGCCGGCGCGACGAAGGGCTGAGCCATGGCAGAACCGCGCATCCCGGTCTCGCCCATGCGGGAGATCCCCGCCTGGGCGGTGCTCGAACGTCGCCTGTTCGACGAGATCGACGTGGCGTGGCCGCGATTCGTCGAGCGGTACTGCGAGCCCGACGGGCGGCTGCGCTTCTCGCGCGCGTTCGAGAGCCGAGACGGCGTCGACGACTTCTACGAGCCGTTCTTCAACTGGCCGGCGTTCTACTCGCTCGGCGGCAGTGACGCCGTGCTCGAGGCGGCCAAGCACCACTGGCGCGGGGTGACCGCGCAGCTCGCCGAGGCCGGCATGCTGACGGAGGAGTTCGAGAACGGGTACGACTGGTTCCACCAGGGCGAGTCGCTCATCTTCTTCTACGCGCTCTGCGCCGCCGACCCCGACGACGCGGAGTTCCGCGAGCGGGCGGAGCGTTTCGCCGCGCTCTACCTCGATCCGGCCCGCGGCAACTACGACGCGGAGCGCAACATCATCCTGGCGCCGCACACCGGCGCGCTCGGCGCGCTCGAGGGGCTCGGGCCCGAGTGGGTGTCGTACCCCGCGAGCCAGCGCAACATGCAGCCATACGGCCTGCCGATCGAGGGGCTGCCCGGCATCGCAGAGTGGGAGGACCTCGGCGACCCGGCCAATGCCGATCTCATGGGTGACGAGATGCGGCGGCGCGCTCGAGGCGATGTGGCCGTGAACCTCGCAGCGACGAGCCTCGTCGCCAATCGATGGCTCTACGACGGAGACCGGCAGGCAGGGGAGTGGGTCGCCCGCTACGTCGACGGCTGGCTCGGCCGGGCTCGCGCGAACGGCGGGCTGGTTCCCGACAACGTGGGGCCCGACGGCGAGGTCGGCTCGCTCCAGGACGGTCGCTGGTGGGGCGGCCACTACGGGTGGAACTGGCCGCACGGCCTGCCCTCCGTCGGCATGGCGGCGCTCATCGGGGCGATCAACGCCGCATTCGTCACCGGCGACGCCGGCTACCTCGAGCTGGCACGGGTGCCGCTCGACACCGTGATCCGCAACGCGACGACCGCGACGGTCGCCGAGACGCCGATGAGCCTGCACGGCAATTGGCTGAGCCGACTCGGACCGGATGCCGCGGTGCCTGCGATGCTCGTTCCGCACCGGCACGGCCTCGACGGCTGGTTCGACTTCGGCCCGATCCCGCTCGAGCTGCCGACGTGGCTCTGGTGGTTCTCCCGCGACGCCGGCGACCTGGAGCGGCTCCGCTCGCTCATGGCCGTGCAGCCCGAATCGCCGCACGAGGTGAAGCCGTTCCGCGACAAGGCGGAGGGCGGGCACGACCTGCCGTGGCTGAGCTTCCTCGCGGGTGAGGATCCCGGGTATCCCGAGCGTGCGCTGTCGATGGCGCTCGGCCAGGTCGCGCGTCGCGCTGCCCTCGTCGAGGCCGAGCACCCCGACCCGGCAACCGTGCACATCCACTTCTGGCAGCGGGTCCAGCCGGTCGTGACCGAAGTCCTCGGCCAGTTGATCGGCGGCGTGCCCCAGGTGCTCTACAACGGCGGCCTTCCGTTCGCCGCGGTGAGCTACGTCGATGTCGATCGAGCGCGACCCGGCCTGCCGCCGGATGTCGCGGCCCTCGTCACCGCGCTCGATGGCGACGAGATCTCGCTCGAGCTCGTCAACACCTCGCTGCGCCACGTGCGCCGAGTGCAGATCCGACCGGGGCGCTTCGGCGAGCGGGACATCCGCTCGGTGCGTTCGACCAGTGAGGGAGCCACCGCGTTCCCCGGCGACCCGGTGGCGTACACCTCGGTGCCCGGCGAGGCCGTCGAGGCCGTCACCGCGATCGACGCGCCGTGGATCACCGTCGAGCTGCCGCCCGCCCATCGCGCCGATCTCGTGCTCGAACTCACCGATCCGATCCGACCGCCGCGCCACCAGCGCGCACAGACCGCACACTGACCGAACGAAGGAAACCGAAGATGACCGACCGACTGAACGCCCCGACCTCGCCGATCGAGCTCCCGATCCGAGGCGGATCCTGGCAGCGCCCGGATGCCGCCGAGATGGAGGCGATGCAGGAGATCGGCTCGGCGACGGCCTGCTCGAAGCTGCACCAGCTCGGCATCCGCCGCTCCTTCGTCGACGGCCCGCGCCCGCTGACGCCGGGCCAGAAGGTCGTCGGGTCGGCGCTGACGCTGCAGTTCATGCCGCAGCGCGAGGACCTGGCGTCGGGCCTGGCGCAGGAGTACGTCGAACGGCACACCGCGCTCTGGGCCGTCATGGAGACCGTGCAGCCGGGCGACGTGCTCGTCATCCAGGCGTACGGCAGTGCGTTCTCCGGATGCATCGGCGACATCCTCGCCCGGTACTTCCAGCGCAAGGGGGGCGCCGGCATCGTCGTCGACGGACGCATCCGCGACGCCGGCCGCATCCGCGCGCTCGGGATCCCCGTGTGGAGCACCGGTGCGACACCGCACTACGCCTCGCAGTCCGAGCTCTTCCCGTGGGCGTACGACGTGCCGGTCGCCGTCGGCGGCGCACTCTGCCTTCCCGGCGACTTCGTCGTCGCCGACGACGACGGACCCGTGATCGTGCCGCAGGCGCTGTCGCCGCAGGTGCGTTCGGCGGCGAAGGACCACCAGGACTGGGAGGTGTTCAGCCGCGAGCGACTGGACACCGGCGCCCGCTTGAGCGACTACTACCCGCTCACCCCCGACACCCGTGCGGAGTACGAGGCATGGCGCTCGGCCGCGGCATCGCAGCGCTGAGCGCACTGCACGCGTCGGGCGGGTCGTTCGACGGGGTCGGCCTCGGCTGCGCGCCGATCGGCGACCTGTTCTCGAGCGTGACCGAGGCCGACGCGGAGGCGACCGTCGGCACGGCGCTCGAGGCGGGCATCCGCTTCTTCGACACGGCGCCGCACTACGGCGCGGGCCTGAGCGAGCAGCGACTGGGCCGAGCTCTTCGGGGTGTTCCCCGCGATGGGTTCTCAGTGGCCACGAAGGTCGGCCGGCGCCTCGTCGAAGCCGACGGGCGCGAGGTCGCACCGGGCGCACTGGGTGTTCGCACCGTGCCCGACCTGAGTGCCGACGGTGTGCTGCGAAGCCTCGAATCGAGCTTCGCGCGCACCGGACTCGACCGGGTCGACGTGCTGTACCTGCACGACCCCGACGATGTCGACGCCGCACTCGCCGGAGCGCTGCCGGCCATGGCGGCGCTCCGGGACGAGGGCGTCGTGCGCGCGATCGGGGTCGGCATGAACGTGTCGGCCCCGCTCGCCCGGTTCGCCGCAGAGGCCGACATCGATGTCGTGATGGAGGCCGGGCGCTACACGCTCCTCGATCGCTCGGCCGCCGACGAGTTGTTCCCGACCGCCCTGGACCGCGACGTCACGGTGGTCGCCGCGGGCGTGTTCAACACCGGGGTGCTCGCGGATCCGGTCGACGGCGCGCCCTACGACTATCGGCCGGCCGCGCCCGAGGTGCTGCACCGGGCGCGTGAGCTGCAGTCGCGATGCCTCGCGCGCGGCCTGTCGCTGTCCGCCGCGGCCGTGCAGTTCCCGTTGCGGCATCCGGCGGTCGGCGCGGTCGTCGTCGGAGCTCGCACCCCCGCCGAGGTGCGATCGTTCGTCGCCGATGCGCAGGCGTCGGTGCCCGACGGGCTCTGGTCGGAGCTGGAGCGGCCGTGACCGGCGCGGCGGACACCCCCGCGTCCATCGTCGATGCGCACATCCACCTCTGGGATGCTGCGGCGTTCGAGCTCCCGTGGCTCGTGAACGTTCCCGCGCTGCGGGGGCGGTACTCCGCCGGCGACTACCTCGCCGCGGTGGGCGACGTGCCCGTGCGCGCCGCGGTCGTGGTGCAGGCGGCGGAGTCGGCCGCCGAGGCGGCCTGGCTCGCCGACGCGCTCGACGACGCGCGCGGGGACTCGTTCGAGGCGGCCATGGTGGTGCAGTTCTCCCCGGCGCACGGCGACTGGCTCGGCCGTGTGCAGCCGGCCGTCGATGCGCGTGGCGAGCTGCCGCAGGGCGTGCGCCTTCCGGTGCACCGGCGGGATCCCGACTGGACCGACCTCGACGGGCTGCCGGGGCTGCTGCGCGGTGCCGAGGAGCGGGGGCTGGTGGTCGAGGTGCTGTGTCGCCCCGATCAGGTGGCGGCGCTCGACGGCCTCGCAGCGCGTCATCCACGCCTCGTGTTCGTGCTCGACCACCTCGGGTTGGGCGCATCTGAACCCGATGCCGTGTGGCACTCGGCCGTGCACGGACTCCGCTCGCGGCCGAACGTCCTGGCGAAGGTGTCGGGCCTGTTCGCGCCGGGGGAGGCGGTCGCCGAGGGCGATGCTCGCGCCGCTCGTGCCGTCGGGATCGCACTCGAGGCGTTCGGGCCCGAGCGGCTCATGTTCGGCAGCGACTGGCCGATGTCGTCGAGGGCGGGCGGCTATGCGGAGGTCGTCGAGCGCACGGCGGTGGCGCTCGGCCCGTTGACCGGCTTCGAGCGCGAGGCGCTCTGGTCGGGCACCGTCCGGACGACGTACTCAGCCTTGCGCGATAATCGATAACCGCTAATCTATTCTCGATCAGTACCTCTGGTCAGCACTGCTTCGCCGAAGACGTCGAAAGGATCGCGATGATCCCTGCATCTCCCGCACTCCGAAGAACAGCTCCACTCGCCATCGCCGCCGCGCTGGTCGCGTCGGTGATCTCACCGATCTCCGCACCACCGGCGGCCTACGCCGCCGCCGACTCCGCGCTCGAGATCTTCGTCTCGCCCGAAGGTTCGAACGGGGGAGCGGGCTCCGAGGCTTCGCCCTATCGCACGCTCGAGAAGGCCAGGGCGGTGATCCGCTCGATGAAGGCCAGCCAGGGCCTGCCCGACGGCGGCGTCACCGTCACGCTCCGCGAAGGCGACTACGAGCGCGACACCTCGTTCGAACTCGCGAAGCAGGACTCCGGCGAGGAGGGCGCGCCGATCGTCTACCGCGCCTACCCCGGCGAAGACGTGCGCCTGCACGGCGGCCGGGTGCTCGACGGCGACGACTTCACTCCGGCGGGCACCGACGGCGTCGGTGCGCGTCTCAGTGACAGCGTGCGCTCATCGGTGATGCAGATCGATCTCGGCGCCGCGGGCGTCGGCGACCTCGGCGGCATCCTGCAGACCGGGTACGGCCTTCCGCCCGGCGACGAACCCGCGGAGATCTTCTTCGACGGTGCGCCGATGACCGTCGCCCGCTTCCCGAACGCGGGCTCGTTCGTCAAGACCGGCACGGTGAGCGACCCCGGCGGCAACCCGCGGCAGGTGCTCGGCGGCAACGCCACGAGCCGACCGCTCGACCCCGTCTACGACGACGGCGCCACCTTCCGCTACGCCGACGAGCGCCCGGAGACCTGGGCGAGCACCGAGGGCGCGTGGATGTACGGGTACTGGTACTGGGACTGGGCCGACGGCAACCTCCCGATCGACTCGATCGACGCGGCCACCAACCAGGTGAGCACGAAGAACGCCTCGCACTACACGGTGCGGTCGAACCAGCGGTACTACTACTACAACGTGCCCGAAGAGCTCGACGCGCCCGGGGAGTACTACCTCGACCGTGGGGCGAACGTGCTCTACTTCCTGCCGCCCGCTCCGCTCGCCGGCACGACGGTCGACCTCTCACTGCTCACCGAACCGATCGTGCAGATCGACGGGGCCTCGCACGTCACGTTCAGCGGAATCGGCTTCGAGAACAGCAGGGGCGACGGCATCCGCATCGCGTCGGGCGACCACAACCGGGTCGTCGACTCGACCCTCGCGAACCTCGGCGGGTGGGGCGCGCGCATCGAGGGCGGTGTCGACAACATCGTGCACCGCAGCGAGATCACGCGCACCGGCCATGGCGGCGTCTTCGTCGGCGGCGGTGACCGCCCCACGCTCACGAGGGCCGACAACGCGGCCACCGAGAACACCATCCACGACTTCAGCCGCCTGGCGCTCACGTACAACCCCGGCGTCATGTTGAGCGGTGTGGGCAACACGGCGGCCGACAACCACATCTTCGACGCCCCGCACCAGGCGATCGCGTTCGAGGGCAACGACCACATGATCGAGTACAACGACGTCCACGACGTCGTGCAGGACACGGCGGACTCCGGTGCGATCTACACCGTGCGCGACTGGAGCTGGACCGGCACCGTGATCAGGTACAACTACATCCACGACGTCGGCGGTGCGACTGCGCCCGGCCACGACCAGGAGGGCATCTACCTCGACGACCTCACCTCGGGCATCACGGTCGTCGGCAACGTGCTCGAGAACGTGCCGCTCGCGTTCCTCATCGGCGGCGGCCGCTCCAACACCATCGAGAACAACCTCGTGATCAACAGCTCGCGCGGTCTCTCCCTCGACGACCGCGGCACCAACTGGGCCGCCGGTCACTGCGCGCCGAACGGCGGCATGCAGAAGTCGCTCGAGAAGATGCCCTACCAGCAGGAGCTGTGGGCCGGTCGCTACCCGTGGCTCGTCGGCCTCCTCACCGACCAGCCCTGCATCCCGAAGTACAACTCGGTGCAGCGCAACGTCTTCAAGGACAGCGCGGCGCCGAGCATCGCCGGATCGGCGGCGGCGAACGGCACGATCGCCGACAACTGGGTCACGACCGACGACCTCCGCTTCGTCGACGAGACCGGCGGCGACCTCACGCTCTCACCCGACTCGCCGGTCTTCGCGAAGGTGCCGGGGTTCGAGCCGTTGCCGTTCGAGCGGATGCGCAAGTCCACGCGAGAGCCGCTCGAGCCGCTCGACCTCGGGCTGACCGGTTGGTCCGGTGCCGGGCACCCGAGCACCGAGCAGGTGCACGGCGGAACGAGCAGCCACGCCGTCGTCGCCGATCGCGAGATCCTGACGCACACCGGCGAGCTGCGCCAGGAGGGCACGGTCACCGTGTGGTTCTGGGATGACGCGTCCGACACCTCGATGCAGGTCGCGGCCAACGCCTCGACCGGCGACACGGGGTCGCTCTTCCGGGCGCTCGGCGTCGCGACGACCACGTCGACCTCGCACTACGTCTCGCGCATCGGCACCAGCTTCGTCGCGACCTCGGTGCCCCGCTCGACGGGCTGGCACCGGTTCGAGTGGGTCTACGGCGACGGCGACGCCCTCGAGCTGCGGATCGACGGCACGAGCGTGGCGACGGATGCCTCGAGTCCCGCGTTCGACCGCATCCAGCTGGGCGACTGGTGGGCCGACGGCCGCAGCGGGTCGGTCTACTTCGACGACGTGAGCATCGACTGATCCGGCCGTCGCCGCCCGTGCCTCACTCGGCGCGGGCGGCGACGATCGCCCGGTTCATCGCCGGCCCGATCGGGTGCTCGGGCTTCGTCGCGAGACCCATCGCGTGGGCCACGAACAGGTCGGATGCCGCGTCGGGATCGCCGCTCGCGAGGGCGTCGACGAGACCGCGGTGGGTCTCGGCCACGACGTGCCAGTCGCCGTCGTAGCCGGGATCGGAGAGCACGTGCATGGAGCGCAGGCTCGGTTCCACGATGTCCCACATGCGCGGCAGGTAGACGTTGCCGCTGGCCTCGATGATGGCCCGGTGGAACTCGAAGTCCGTCTCGCGGAAGGCGGCGATGTCGTTGCGGTCGGCGGACTCGTGCATCGAATCGACGAGCGCCATGAGACGGGCGCGGGTGTCGGCGTCGATGCGGCCGTGGTTGAGCCGGGCGGCCATGCCCTCGAGTGCCATGCGGGCGATGCGGGCGTCGTCGGCCTCGCGCTTGGAGAACTCGGTCACGAAGCTGCCGTGGTGGCGGATGTGGGTGACGAGGCCGTCGTGGGTCAGCCGCTTCAGGGCCTCGCGCACCGGGGCCTGGCTCACGCTGAGCCTGCGGGCGAGCTGCGATTCGACGACCTGTTCGCCGGGCTTGAGCGTGGAGTCCTTGATCATCGAGCGCACGAGGTCGTAGATGCGGTCGGAGAGCAGCCCGCGATCGAACTCGAGCGGCATTTCGGATGATTCTGACACGACCTCAGCCTATCGCTTATCGAGAATCGCTAGGCGAGATTTGCGGCTGGCCGGCCGACTCCGTGTCGGAGGCCGTCGATGCCGTGCTCGCACACAGTAACGCGAGATCGTCCAGCCGGGCCAGAGGATTCGACATGCCGTGCCGGCAGGCGGCGCCTACGCTCGAAGCCGACCCGATCGCGGAGGCGAGATGACCGTGCACGATCATGCGCAGCGGCGCGGCCCCACGATCGCACTCGTCTCGGCTGACGGCCGGGTCGCGGCAGCCGTCTCCACGCTGGCGGGAGCGCTCCGATCGCTCGTGGTCGACGGCGTGGCCGTCGTCGAGCCCACGGCCGATGCCGCGGTGCCTCCGGGTGCGGCCGGCACGCTCCTCGCTCCGTGGCCCAACCGGGTCGACGGGGCGCTCTGGGTGCACGAGGGTGCGACGCAGCGCCTCGAGGTGACGGAGCCCGGGCTCGGCCATGCCCTTCACGGGTTGCTCCTCGCGCGCGAACTCGAGGTCGTCGCCGCGACCGACTCGGGGGTCGAGCTGCGTGCGCGACTCGGAGGAGAGCGGGGATACCCATTCGCGATCGAGGTGACGGTGCGGTACGCGCTCCGCGACGACGGCGTCGACGTGACGATCACGGCCCGCAACCGGGGGAGCGGTCGAGCGCCGTTCGCTGCCGGCTCCCACCCGTACCTGCGCGTCGGCGACGTGCCCGTCGACGAGCTGTCGGTGCAGGTCGACGCCGACACCGAACTGCTGCTCGACGACCGGTACGTCCCGATCGACCGCAGACCCGTTGCCGGGACCGCGTCCGACCTGCGGTCGGGTGCGCCGGTGCCGGAGGCTCCTCGCCATGCGGCATTCGCCATGACCGGGTCGGCCCGCCCGCTCCGCCACGCGCTCGAGGCGCCCGACGGCACCCGCGTCGAACTGCACGCCGACCCCGCCTTCCGGTTCACCTGGATCTACCTCGCGGAGGCGCTCGACACCGATCAGGGGCCGCGCCGCGCGCTCGCGATCGAGCCGATGTCGGCACCGGCGAACGCGCTGCGCACCGGCGAGGGCCTGGCCTGGATCGAGCCGGGGTCGCAGTGGTCGGCGGGGTTCTCGATCCGCCTCGTTCAGGCGTCGCGCGCCCGGTAGTCGCTCGGGCTCATGCCGTGGTGGCGGCGGAAGTGCCGGGAGAAGTAGAACGCGTCGTCGTAGCCGACCTCTCGGGCGACCTCGCCGACGAGCGCGTCGGTGCCGTCGAGCAGCTGCCGGGCACGAGCCATCCGCAGTGCCGTGTGATGGGCGAGCACGCCGCCGCCCGTCGCCCGGCGGAACAGCGCGCTGAGGTGCGACGGCGACACCCCGACGAGTGCGGCCAGCTCGGGCACCTTCACGGTGCCGTCGAGGCGATCGGCGAGGAACGCCATCGCCCGCTGCAACGGGTCGCCCGTCGCCGGCAGCACGCGGTCGACGCCGATCTGGGTGAGCAGCTTCCACGCCGCGCCGGAGGCGGCAACGAGTCGCGCCGGCGACTGGTCGCGTTCGAGCCCCGACATGATCTCGTCGAGCAGTGCCACGGCGCGCTCGATCGAACGCACCGGCACGATCGGCCGGTCGACGGAGACCTCCATGAACTCGACGAGCTCCGCGACATCCGTGCCGGTGAGGTGGCACCACCAGATCGTCCATGGGTGCGCGGCATCCGTGCCGTAGGAATGCGGTGCGCCCGCCGGGATCACGAGGGCGTTGCGTGCGGTCACCCGGTGCACCGCGCCGCCGATGCGCACCCATCCGGCTCCCGCGGTGCAGAGGATGACGACGGTCTCGGGCGTGCCGCGCGGTCGTTTGATGCCGTGATCGCGCGCCTCGGGGTAGTAGCCGACGTCGGTGACGAGCAGACGCCGCGTCACCGGTCGCTTGAGCGCCTCGTGCGCAGCGGGGCGCGGCACGATGAAGAGGCGCTGGTTCGAGAAGCCTTCGGGGATCAGCACCCCACCAGTCTGCTGCAGGATCGTCGAATCGTCCATGCGGCCCAGCCCTTCGGGCATTCGGCGACGGCCGGAGCGCGGCTTGGATGGATCGTGTGAGCGATGACCGACTGATCCTTCCCGACCCGCCCGCTGCACTCGAGGAGCGCCTCGCCGACGGCGCCGCCATCGCCTGGCGCGAAGGCGTGAGCATGCGCACGTA
The sequence above is a segment of the Agromyces hippuratus genome. Coding sequences within it:
- a CDS encoding AraC family transcriptional regulator — translated: MDDSTILQQTGGVLIPEGFSNQRLFIVPRPAAHEALKRPVTRRLLVTDVGYYPEARDHGIKRPRGTPETVVILCTAGAGWVRIGGAVHRVTARNALVIPAGAPHSYGTDAAHPWTIWWCHLTGTDVAELVEFMEVSVDRPIVPVRSIERAVALLDEIMSGLERDQSPARLVAASGAAWKLLTQIGVDRVLPATGDPLQRAMAFLADRLDGTVKVPELAALVGVSPSHLSALFRRATGGGVLAHHTALRMARARQLLDGTDALVGEVAREVGYDDAFYFSRHFRRHHGMSPSDYRARDA